TTGTGATCCTGCGCGCTGGCCAGCGGCACGAAGTCCGCGCCATCCGCCACCACGATGTAGCTGGCCTCTTCACCGGGAAGAAACTGTTCAATGATGATGGTGTCGCCGCTATCGCCAAACGCACCGAACTCCATGGTTGCAGAGATAAAAATCTCCGCTTCCGTTTTGTCGCCGGTGACCAGCACCCCTTTGCCGGCGGCCAGGCCGTCCGCTTTTATCACCAGTGGAAACGGGGCGGTTTCGAGATACGCGATGGCGGAGGCGGCGCTGGTAAACGCTTTGTAGTGCGCGGTGGGGATACCCGCCTTGACGAGCATCTCCTTCATGAAGACCTTGCTCCCCTCCAACCGCGCGGCGCTTTGGGTGGGGCCGAATATCTTCAGGCCGTTTTTCTGAAACAGGTTCACCACCCCTTTGACGAGGGGGATTTCGGGGCCGACGACGGTGAAATCGATCCGCTCTTTTTGCGCGAAGGCAAGCAGCCCTTCCACGTCGTCCGCCGCCACCGGCACGTTGGCGGCGATGGACGCGGTGCCGGGATTGCCGGGCGCGCAGAACAGCTTTGTCACGCGGGGGCTTTGGCTCAAACGCCACGCGATGGCATGCTCGCGCCCGCCGCCGCCGATCACCAAGACTTTCATAACGGGCAAAAGTATACCACCGATGGCGGCGCGGTGGCGTTGAAATGACGAAAGTCATTTGACCCGCGTCCCACTGTGATAATCTGGCGTTTATGCCAATGAAAAAAAAGCCCCTGGCCACCGGCCGGATCCGCCCGGCCACCTTTGCCCCCTACATGCCGGCGGGAGTTATTGAAATCGGCGAACTGGAAAAGCTGGTTGCCCGATTGAAGGAATCCGGCGCGGAAAAAGTGAAGTTCGGCGGCGAGATGGTGTTCGTTTGGGAAGGGCATGAACGCCCGCACGATCCGGCTCCCGGCTATGAATCGAACAACTTTAAAGCGCCCCGCGTCCGCCCCGTGCGGCTCTGCAGCGCGGAGGTGTTCTGCCAGCGCTACAAACGCCCGGTGCTGGCCTTGGCGCGGGAGATCGACAAACGGTTCCGCGGAACCCCCCTGCCGGTCAAACTGCACATCGGCATCGCCGGCTGCCCGCGGAGTTGCAGCGAGCCGGCGGTGAAAGACATCGGGATCATCGCGCACAATCAGGGGTACGAAATCCTGCTGGGCGGTTCGGCGGGTCTTGGCCCGGTGCTGGCCCAGAGCGCCGGCCTTGCCAACGACGAAGAGGCGGTGCTCGCCGTGATCAAACGGGTCATCACATATATGCAGGAGGGCGGCAAAAAAATGCGGCTTGGACGGCTTATCGCCAAAATCGGCAGGGAGCGTTTCCTCGAAGAGTCGGGCCTTGCCACGCTGCTGCTGCCGTGGCAAACCACAGATGAAGAAGGTTCGGACGCGGAATAGTCCGCCCGTTTTGCATATGCCGCCGGTTGCGGTATTATTAAGCCATTATCAATCATGGACATTGAAATCGCCAGTTCATCTAACGGCCAACACGGCTACCCGTGTTGGCGGCAATCAAATGAATATTAATAATCCGCCAACGGAAGCAATGAATCACAAAACCGGCCCGCGCCGCAACGCGCGCCCCATAATCACCGAACCGCCAAAAATCACTTTCACCCCGCCGGACAACGGCGGCTTTTTCATCGCTTCGCGTTGCGCCATTCCCAAAGGAGTTTTTTATGGCTAAAGCAGTCGGCGTTTACGTGGACCTGAGCAATCTGAACATGGGGGGCGGCTACGGCATGCGCTTCGACGTGCTGCGCGATTTCGCCAGCCGCGACGGTTACAACCCGGTCCGCCTCAACGTCTACGCGGTGTTCGACGAGGAAAAAGGGCGCACCGACAGCAATTACCGCCACGGCACCAACGATTTTTATTCCACCCTGCGCGACTGGGGCTACAAGGTCATCGAGAAAAAAGTGAAGTGGTTCACCGACGAAATGGGAGTCCGCCACAGCAAGGCGAACACCGACCTGGAAATGGCCGTGGACGCGCTGCTGCAATCCGAGGGGATGGAGAAGGTGATATTGGCCACCGGCGACGGCGACTTCGTGCAGGTGGCGCGCGCGCTGCAGAGCAAAGGGCTGCGCTGCGAGGTGACCGCGTTCAAAAACGTATCGTACGACCTGAAGAAGGAGGCCGACCTCTTCGTGAGCGGCTACCTTATCCCCGGCCTTCTGCCGATAGAGGGGGGCGGCGAATGGGGCAAGCCGGGAAGCAAGGTGCGCGGCACCTGCAACAAGTTCTTCAAGGACAAGGGATACGGCTTCATGCGTTTCTTGAACAAGCTGGACAACCTCTGGATCACCGACCCGCGCAAGCCGCCCTCCCCTTATGGAAGCGCGTTCGCCCACCTCTACAACTTTCGGGATCAGACGGTGGCGGACGAACTCCCCAGCCGCGACATCGTATTCGAGTTCGACCTGACGCCGGGGGAAAAGGGAATGGAGGCGCGCAATATCGTGCCGGTGAACGAAGGACGCAAGCGCGGCAACTCTTTCGCGGCGGCCGATAAACGCGGCCCGGCGGACCACCATGAGGACTACCCGGCGGGCGACGAAGAGCTTCCCGAATATTCCGCCAACGCCGAAACGCCGTAAACGCGCGCCGGGAAACAGGGGACGTACCGATGAAGCTGAAAGGGAAGGGGTAAATAGCATGGGCTTTGGCGAATTTCTTGTGGACAAGGGGGTCATCACAAAAGAGCAGCACGATATCGCCCTGCGGCTGCAAAACAAGAAGCGGCTATTGGGCGTCATCGCCGAAGAAGAAGAGTATATGACCGCCGAGGAGGTGTGCGCCGTCATGGAGCATACGGACGGCAAACCCGACCTCATGTTCGGCGAAGCGGCGGTCTCCATGGGGTACCTGACCTCCAATCAGTTGCGCTATCTGCTGGATGTCAGGACGCGCCGCAAGGTGAGGATTGGAGACGTTCTCGTTCAAAACGGGTTCATCAATGAAGAGACCCTGCACCGCGAATTGATGAGCTTCAACGCCGGGAAAAACCGGCTCAATACAATACTGATTTGCGAGCCGACGCAAACGGTGGCCAAGATACTGGAGCGGACGCTCGCCAAATACGGCTATACGGTTCTCCTCGCCAAAACGGGACACCAAGCGATGGACATGGCTAAAAAAGCG
The genomic region above belongs to Nitrospinota bacterium and contains:
- the purD gene encoding phosphoribosylamine--glycine ligase, giving the protein MKVLVIGGGGREHAIAWRLSQSPRVTKLFCAPGNPGTASIAANVPVAADDVEGLLAFAQKERIDFTVVGPEIPLVKGVVNLFQKNGLKIFGPTQSAARLEGSKVFMKEMLVKAGIPTAHYKAFTSAASAIAYLETAPFPLVIKADGLAAGKGVLVTGDKTEAEIFISATMEFGAFGDSGDTIIIEQFLPGEEASYIVVADGADFVPLASAQDHKRIFDGDKGPNTGGMGAYSPAPVVTKEVDEKIRRKVIAPLIKTMREEGCPFTGFLYAGIMVSNGEPYVLEFNVRLGDPEAQPLMFRYHGDLLTLLEAAVAGNVMSVTPQWKNDAAVCVVIASDGYPGDFAKGFPIEGLNADAENVVVFHAGTKLEGGKIVTAGGRVLGVTAGGSTIEEAVRRAYERAATIKFKDMFYRKDIAHRAINRK
- a CDS encoding NYN domain-containing protein codes for the protein MAKAVGVYVDLSNLNMGGGYGMRFDVLRDFASRDGYNPVRLNVYAVFDEEKGRTDSNYRHGTNDFYSTLRDWGYKVIEKKVKWFTDEMGVRHSKANTDLEMAVDALLQSEGMEKVILATGDGDFVQVARALQSKGLRCEVTAFKNVSYDLKKEADLFVSGYLIPGLLPIEGGGEWGKPGSKVRGTCNKFFKDKGYGFMRFLNKLDNLWITDPRKPPSPYGSAFAHLYNFRDQTVADELPSRDIVFEFDLTPGEKGMEARNIVPVNEGRKRGNSFAAADKRGPADHHEDYPAGDEELPEYSANAETP